The Lycium barbarum isolate Lr01 chromosome 10, ASM1917538v2, whole genome shotgun sequence genome includes a region encoding these proteins:
- the LOC132614261 gene encoding CRIB domain-containing protein RIC4-like — protein MRYRMERFVLLPFSVGCISESSIAIGHQQQNHKSSCPEPILTPTRSQKEGKEEEEDDEKSLEGEMKSPLGLMPLPKFQRLFKNFKNFSQLFVDKDEIEEEEEEEEDEMGMEIGLPTDVKHVTHIGMDGGAATSILNSTRTNWDCHLNLKSPNHDLLTKFPSNFPLSPFANMASHSPNNTPMASSF, from the exons ATGAGGTATAGAATGGAAAGATTTGTGCTTCTTCCATTTTCTGTTGGTTGCATCTCTGAATCAAGTATTGCAATTGGTCATCAGCAGCAGAACCATAAAAGTTCATGCCCTGAACCCATATTAACTCCCACAA GAAGCCAAAAAGAAGggaaggaagaagaggaagatgaTGAGAAAAGCTTGGAGGGTGAAATGAAGAGCCCATTGGGCCTTATGCCCCTTCCCAAATTTCAGAGGCTTTTTAAGAATTTCAAGAACTTTTCTCAGCTATTTG TGGACAAAGATgaaatagaagaagaagaagaagaagaagaagatgaaatggggatggaaataggattaccaacagATGTGAAGCATGTAACACACATTGGAATGGATGGTGGTGCTGCTACTTCAATCCTTAATTCAACAAGGACTAATTGGGATTGTCATCTTAATCTCAAATCTCCTAATCATGATTTACTCACTAAATTCCCTTCTAATTTCCCCTTGTCTCCTTTTGCCAATATGGCTAGTCACTCCCCTAATAACACACCCATGGCTTCCtccttttaa